The Hyalangium ruber genome includes the window CCCGGCGTGGAGAAGGTGTACCGGAAGATGAACGTGCGCGTGCCCGCCGTCAGCCGCTACGAGGGGGCCTTCTTCGGCTCCCGGCTGCGCATGGGCATGGAGGTGCTGGCCGTGGGCGTGGACCCAGGGCTCGTCTCCGGCGACGTGCAGCTCGGAGAGTTCAAGGACCTGGGGCCGGATCAGCCCATCCCCGCGCTCATCTCCACGCGGCTCCTGGAGATCTACAACAAGACCTTCGCCCCGGCGCGCAAGCTGCCGCAGCTCTCCTCGCAGATGCTGGTGGGCTTCGGCTTCCCGGTGGAGTTCAACCGCTCGTACGTGGCGCAGCCCGCGGCGGGGCCGACGATTCCCTCGCAGGCGCAGGTGGTGGGGGCCTCGGACCGGGCGCTGCTGGCCGGCATCACCATCCCGCTCGACACGGCCATTCGTCTCAACCGCTCCGCCAACGTGGACGCCGAGACGTTCACCGGAGTCACCCTGGTGGCGGCGGACCCCTCCGAGGTGCCCCGGCTCGTCTCGGCGGTGAAGGAGATGGGCCTGGAGATCGACGACCAGGAGCGGCGGCTGGCGGAGAACGCGGGCGCGGCGGTGACGCTCACCACCTCGGCGCTGGCGCTCCTGTCCATCCTCATCTGCGTGCTGGCGGCGGTGAACATCGCCCACGCGCTGTCAGCCTCGGTGCGCGCGCGCGCCAAGGAGATCGGCGTGATGCAGGCGGTGGGGGCCTCGCGCTCGGATGTGCGCAACATCGTCCTGGCGGAGGCGGGCGTGGTGGGCCTGCTCGGAGGCGCCATCGGCACCGGGGTGGCGCTCGGGATGGCGTTGGTCATCAACCGCGTGGCGACGCGCTACCTGCCCGACTTTCCCTTCAAGCCCGACAGCTTCTTCTCCTTCCCGTGGCCGGTGGTGCTCGGCGGCGTGGCGCTCGGGCTCTTCGCCGCGCTCGCCGGGGCCTACTTCCCCAGCCGCCGCGCCGCCGCCATGGACCCTGCCCGGACGCTCGCCGGATGACGCTCCCCTCTCGAAAGACCCTCCTCGCCAACGGCATCTCCCTGCTGCTGCTGGCCTGGCTCTATGGAGGAGACCTGTCCGACGGCCTGCGCGCCCGCACGGCCGAGGTCTCCGCCTTCACCGAGCCGCCCTCGGTCGGCCGCCCTGCCGTGGTGCTCACCCTCACGGTGCTCGCCCTGTGTGTGGGACTGTGGGGCCTGCTGCGACGGCGGACAGACACCTTCAAGGGCTACCGGCTGCTGCCCATCGTCCTGGTGGGCGCGCTCTTCGTGGACCTGGTCTTCGCGGAGCGGAAGATGCCGCTGGGCTCCACGGACCTGGCGAGCATGTCGCTGCAGTACTTCTCCGAGCAGGCCCAGCAGCGGGCGACCCGGGACTCCGTGCCCGCGGACCCCGCGCTGCTGAGCTCCCTGATGGGTGAGCTCGGTCGCCCGCCCTACCTCATCCGGGGGCAGCCCGCGCAGGGCTTCACCCTCCAGGTTCGCCAGGACTGCGAGGGCCCCGTGAGCTCGGCTCCCGGGCTGCAGCCGGGCACCCTCATCTACTGTGTGGCACCCGAGCGCAAGGGGGCGTGGATCACCCTGGTGGGGCTGCCCGCGGAGCGCCGCTTCGGCACCCCGGATGTGCTCTCGGTGGGGGGAGAGGTGCGCTTCATGCTCGTCCAACCCCTGGAGCCGGAGGGGCTGACCCCCGAGGGGGAACCCTTCCGCGAGGCCGGTGTAGGCCTGGACGGCGGCGCCGAGCCCTGAGCCCCCTGGGCCTGCCTCCCCGCTCTCCAAGCTGTCGCTCCCCGTGGTTGACCCTATGGAGCCGCGATCGCTAGGCTCCAGGGCCAAACCCCGAGACACTCGAATCTCGTGACGACCACTCAACCGAAGCGGCAGCCCATCCCATTTGGGAAGTACCTTCTTCTGGACCGCATCAACATCGGCGGCATGGCCGAGGTGTGGCGAGGGAAGGCCTTTGGCGCGGGAGGATTCGAGCGACTCGTCGCCATCAAGCGGATTCTCCCGAACATCGCCGAGGATGAAGAGTTCATCACGATGTTCATCGATGAGGCGAAGATCAGCGTCCAGCTGACCCACGCCAACATCGCGCAGATCTACGAGCTGGGGCAGATCGCCAGCAGCTACTTCATCGCGATGGAGTACATCCCCGGCAAGGACATGCGGGCGATCTTCGACCGCTGCCGGAAGAAGGGTGAGCCCGCGCCCATTCCGCTGGTGGCCTACTGCGTCTCGAAGATGTGCGAAGGCCTGGACTACGCCCACCGCAAGAAGAACGGCATGGGCCAGGACATGAACATCGTCCACCGTGACATCTCGCCGCAGAACATCCTCGTGTCCTACGAGGGCGAGGTGAAGGTCATCGACTTCGGTATCGCCAAGGCGGCCGGAAAGGCGACGAAGACGCAGGCGGGCATCCTCAAGGGCAAGTTCGGCTACATGAGCCCGGAGCAGATCCGCGGCCTGCCGCTGGACCGGCGCTCGGACGTGTTCGCCATCGGCGTGTGTCTCTACGAGATGCTCACGGGCGAGCGGCTCTTCGTGGGCGACAGCGACTTCTCGGTGCTGGAGAAGGTGCGCAAGGCGGAGGTGGCGCCGCCGTCCACGTACAACCGCAAGATTCCGGAGAACCTGGAGAAGATCGTCCTCAAGGCGCTCGCGCGCGACGTGGACGAGCGCTACCAGTACGCCAGCGAGCTGGGCGATGACTTGCAGCGCTTCCTCATCACCAGCGAGACGATCTTCGGCCGCAAGGACCTCATGCAGTACATGAAGTCCACGTTCGCCGAGGACGTGGAGCGTGAGAAGCAGCGGCTGGCGGAGTACGCCGGCATCAAGCCTCCGGACGGCATGCTGTCGGCCATCGAGGCGGGCTTCAGCGGCTCCTCGCCGACGCTGCCTCCTGTGAGCGCGCCGCCGGTCATGCCGGTGGAGCCTCCTCGGCCCGCCGTCCAGCCGGTGACGGTGGGCGGAGACCTGCGTCGCACTCCTTCGCTCACCGCGCTGCCCAAGCTGACGGCCGCCGCGGCCGCGCCTCCGCCCAAGGATGACGAGGGCGTGGCGACGATGCTGGTGGACTCCAGCGAGTACTTCAACGACTCGGACGAGCCCACCACCCAGCCGGGCGTAGGCCGCAAGGTGACGCCGCTGGAGTCGCAGTCCGTGGGCCTGGACGAGGGCGAGCCCCCGGTGACGGGGAAGACGGCCGTCATCGGCCCGCCGCAGTCGGTACCCCCGCGCGCGTCGCTGTCGAACATCCCCGTGGTGACGCCCTCGCCCAACGTGCAGGTGCGCCCCTCGGTGTTCGCCATGCCCGCGGTGCAGCCGGCGGGTGAGCTGCCGCCCGTCGTCCGCCCGGGCCCGGGTGCCCGGCCGCCGGGAGATGGGTTGCCCCGCATCGCCCGTCCGGAAGGTCCTCACGGAGGCCCGCCGGTGCTGGGCCAGGCCGGACCGGGAGGAACGCCCCGGCCCGCGCCCCCGCCTGCTCGGCCGCAGCATGTCGAGGCGCAGCCGCCCGGGGTGCCGCCGCCGGCCGCGGGGCCCAACAAGACGGTGCTCTTCGCGGGCATCGGCGGGGTGGTGTTCCTGGTGCTGGTCGTGCTGGGCATCTTCCTGCTGCGCTCGCCCTCCGTGGGCTTCGTCATGGTGGAGCTGCCCCAGGAGGTGCGCTCCAGCGCACAGGTGACGCTCAACGCCGAGGCCTTCCCGGTCTCCAACGGCATGGTGCTGCAGCAGATGCCCTCGGGGCCGGTGATCGTGATGGTCAACGCGGAGGGCTTCAAGCCCTTCACGCAAACCATCATCGTCCAGGATGGCAACCAGGTGGCCACGGTGCGGCCGGCGATGGAGCCGCTGCTGCGGACGATGTCGCTGGTGCTCTCCACGGATCCGCAGGACGCCGAGGTGAAGGTAAACGGCAAGGTGGTCCGGGCGCAGGGTGGACGGGACGTGTTCGTCAAGGACATCCCCGCCACGGCGGAGTCGGAGGTGGTGGTGAGCGCTCCGGGCTTCCGGCCCTTCCAGCAGAAGTTCCCCACGCCCACGGGCGGCGAGCCGCTGCAGGTGTCGGCGAAGCTGGAGGCGGCGGAGGTGGCGGTGCGGGTGGAGTCCGAGCCCGCGGGTGCCACCATCCTCGCCCGGGGGCAGGAGCTGGGGGCGGTCACCCCGGCGGTGGTGAAGCTGCCGCCCGGCGTCAAGCAGGTGACGCTGAAGATGAAGTGCTTCGAGGATGCCGAGCTGCCCGTGAACCCCTCCACGTCCGGAGAGTCCCCGGCGTTGGTGAAGGGTTCCTTGAAGAAGCAGCCCGGCTGCAAGTAGCCGAGACTGCCCGAGCTGCTCGGGCAAGGGGGCCCCTGCGAGAGGGGCGGAGGGACGTGCGTCCGTGACGACCAAAACGCGCAAGGGCAACAAGTCGGATCCGCTCTCGGATCTGCCTCGCTGGGCGCAGAAGCTGGCCCAGAAGTACTACACGAAGACGGTCAGCACCTTCCTGCTGTACGGGGCGGTGCGGGACTTGCAGCCCATCACCGTGGAGGATGGCA containing:
- a CDS encoding serine/threonine protein kinase, with protein sequence MTTTQPKRQPIPFGKYLLLDRINIGGMAEVWRGKAFGAGGFERLVAIKRILPNIAEDEEFITMFIDEAKISVQLTHANIAQIYELGQIASSYFIAMEYIPGKDMRAIFDRCRKKGEPAPIPLVAYCVSKMCEGLDYAHRKKNGMGQDMNIVHRDISPQNILVSYEGEVKVIDFGIAKAAGKATKTQAGILKGKFGYMSPEQIRGLPLDRRSDVFAIGVCLYEMLTGERLFVGDSDFSVLEKVRKAEVAPPSTYNRKIPENLEKIVLKALARDVDERYQYASELGDDLQRFLITSETIFGRKDLMQYMKSTFAEDVEREKQRLAEYAGIKPPDGMLSAIEAGFSGSSPTLPPVSAPPVMPVEPPRPAVQPVTVGGDLRRTPSLTALPKLTAAAAAPPPKDDEGVATMLVDSSEYFNDSDEPTTQPGVGRKVTPLESQSVGLDEGEPPVTGKTAVIGPPQSVPPRASLSNIPVVTPSPNVQVRPSVFAMPAVQPAGELPPVVRPGPGARPPGDGLPRIARPEGPHGGPPVLGQAGPGGTPRPAPPPARPQHVEAQPPGVPPPAAGPNKTVLFAGIGGVVFLVLVVLGIFLLRSPSVGFVMVELPQEVRSSAQVTLNAEAFPVSNGMVLQQMPSGPVIVMVNAEGFKPFTQTIIVQDGNQVATVRPAMEPLLRTMSLVLSTDPQDAEVKVNGKVVRAQGGRDVFVKDIPATAESEVVVSAPGFRPFQQKFPTPTGGEPLQVSAKLEAAEVAVRVESEPAGATILARGQELGAVTPAVVKLPPGVKQVTLKMKCFEDAELPVNPSTSGESPALVKGSLKKQPGCK
- a CDS encoding ABC transporter permease, which encodes MRLSALARLVRLSLARERRGAFFSAFGVAMGVGALVFFVGLGLGVGRVIREKIFPTDASLVDVVPPAVSLGSLFGGGKLDTAMVERLSGLPGVEKVYRKMNVRVPAVSRYEGAFFGSRLRMGMEVLAVGVDPGLVSGDVQLGEFKDLGPDQPIPALISTRLLEIYNKTFAPARKLPQLSSQMLVGFGFPVEFNRSYVAQPAAGPTIPSQAQVVGASDRALLAGITIPLDTAIRLNRSANVDAETFTGVTLVAADPSEVPRLVSAVKEMGLEIDDQERRLAENAGAAVTLTTSALALLSILICVLAAVNIAHALSASVRARAKEIGVMQAVGASRSDVRNIVLAEAGVVGLLGGAIGTGVALGMALVINRVATRYLPDFPFKPDSFFSFPWPVVLGGVALGLFAALAGAYFPSRRAAAMDPARTLAG